In Haloarcula salinisoli, one genomic interval encodes:
- a CDS encoding MBL fold metallo-hydrolase, which yields MTIRHDGITAEWLGYATLRLASDDTVVYLDPGRYGVLTGEWEPDTPGVGHPPARDYAPRDGDIVCVTHVHHYDPDGIRRVASEDATVVAFDGINVHATDRDLDRFADLDYDVRTVSMEAELLVDGVPIWTMPAYNREDGPNVRADGSPIHPKGIGCGFLLALDDTRVFWPGDTDVLDGHAELDVSLFCPSIASSFTMDRHDAADLAEAMDPDLVLPIHYNTFEALEADSGAFAEDVAKRGVPVVLDEQ from the coding sequence ATGACCATCCGTCACGACGGCATCACCGCGGAGTGGCTCGGCTACGCGACGCTTCGCCTGGCGAGCGACGACACCGTCGTCTATCTCGACCCCGGCCGCTACGGCGTGCTCACCGGCGAGTGGGAGCCGGACACTCCTGGCGTCGGGCATCCGCCGGCACGGGACTACGCGCCCCGGGACGGTGACATCGTCTGTGTGACCCACGTCCACCACTACGACCCGGACGGCATCCGCCGTGTGGCCAGCGAGGACGCCACGGTCGTCGCGTTCGACGGCATCAACGTCCACGCGACCGACCGCGACCTCGACCGGTTCGCGGACCTCGACTACGACGTCCGAACGGTGTCGATGGAAGCGGAGCTCCTCGTCGACGGCGTCCCCATCTGGACGATGCCGGCGTACAACCGCGAGGACGGCCCGAACGTTCGCGCCGACGGCAGCCCCATCCACCCGAAGGGTATCGGCTGTGGCTTCCTCCTCGCGCTCGACGACACACGGGTGTTCTGGCCCGGTGACACCGACGTCCTCGATGGCCACGCGGAACTGGACGTCTCGCTGTTCTGTCCCTCCATCGCGAGCAGCTTCACGATGGACCGTCACGACGCCGCCGACCTCGCCGAGGCGATGGACCCCGACCTCGTCCTCCCGATTCACTACAACACGTTCGAGGCGCTCGAAGCCGATTCGGGAGCGTTCGCCGAGGACGTCGCGAAACGCGGCGTCCCGGTCGTGCTGGACGAACAGTAG
- a CDS encoding helix-turn-helix domain-containing protein encodes MGLVAEFDIACEALPLVGVAAARPTATLVLELQYNHGNRPRFLVTVTGDPDGSVESAFDSAHDVDHWTLVGRAGDTRHYQLRPALSFEEQLGAHLEDLDGLEQLATADAIVERIEVTADGWRQTGWFADRAAFDQFRAFWQQEDRFTLRRLTEDGDPEPPGEGLTDRQREALRTAYAMGYFDIPRAASLAAVAAELSLSPSALSERLRRAQTELIEETVARTWSPLPAGEST; translated from the coding sequence ATGGGTCTCGTCGCCGAGTTCGATATCGCCTGCGAAGCGCTCCCGCTGGTCGGCGTCGCAGCCGCGAGACCGACGGCGACGCTCGTACTGGAACTGCAGTACAACCACGGGAACCGACCACGGTTTCTGGTCACCGTCACCGGCGACCCCGACGGGTCGGTCGAGTCGGCCTTCGATAGCGCTCACGACGTCGACCACTGGACGCTCGTCGGCCGGGCTGGCGACACCCGCCACTACCAGCTCCGTCCGGCACTGAGTTTCGAGGAACAGCTGGGCGCCCACCTCGAGGACCTCGACGGACTGGAACAGCTCGCGACGGCCGACGCTATCGTCGAGCGAATCGAGGTGACCGCCGACGGCTGGCGACAGACCGGCTGGTTCGCCGACCGGGCGGCCTTCGACCAGTTCAGGGCGTTCTGGCAGCAGGAAGACCGGTTTACGCTCCGCCGACTCACCGAGGACGGCGACCCGGAGCCACCGGGCGAGGGGCTGACCGACCGCCAGCGCGAGGCGCTTCGGACGGCCTACGCGATGGGCTACTTCGACATTCCCCGTGCGGCGTCGCTCGCGGCGGTCGCCGCGGAACTGTCGCTGTCTCCGTCGGCGCTGTCCGAACGCCTCCGGCGTGCCCAGACGGAGCTCATCGAGGAGACGGTCGCGCGGACGTGGTCGCCGCTGCCCGCTGGGGAGAGTACTTAA
- a CDS encoding alpha/beta fold hydrolase: MQTVTSTDGTSIAYEDHGDGHPLVLLHGGSATRHAWEPLRRALGPEFRFVVPDRRGRGDSGDAAAYSLAREVADLRAVLDDIDGDVSVFGHSYGAVVALETARETDIDRLVLYEPPVPVGDRDTDDLTGRLREHCVAGDRVGAMKLFYREEVGIPDPERLPVWPDGIDFALADTVLREQAALDAYELPEAPDIDSPVALLTGEQSAPHLRGAAQELETRLPESRLVEVDAGHVGIQSAPDSVAAVLSDLGQ; this comes from the coding sequence ATGCAGACAGTGACATCGACAGACGGTACCAGTATCGCATACGAAGACCACGGCGACGGCCACCCGCTCGTCCTCCTCCACGGCGGGTCGGCGACACGCCACGCCTGGGAGCCGCTTCGCCGCGCGCTCGGTCCCGAGTTCAGATTCGTCGTCCCCGACCGACGGGGCCGGGGCGACAGCGGCGACGCCGCGGCGTACAGTCTGGCTCGCGAAGTAGCCGACCTGCGTGCGGTCCTCGACGACATCGACGGCGACGTGTCCGTCTTCGGTCACTCCTACGGTGCCGTCGTCGCTCTGGAGACGGCCCGGGAGACGGATATCGACCGACTGGTGCTGTACGAACCGCCTGTACCAGTCGGTGACCGTGACACCGATGACCTGACGGGACGGTTACGAGAGCACTGTGTGGCCGGTGACCGGGTGGGCGCGATGAAACTGTTCTACCGGGAGGAGGTCGGTATCCCCGACCCCGAACGGCTCCCGGTCTGGCCGGACGGCATCGACTTCGCGCTCGCCGACACGGTCCTCCGTGAGCAGGCCGCACTCGACGCCTACGAACTGCCGGAGGCACCAGACATCGACTCCCCGGTGGCACTGCTGACAGGCGAGCAAAGCGCCCCCCATCTCCGTGGGGCTGCCCAAGAGCTCGAAACTCGCCTCCCGGAGAGCCGCCTCGTCGAGGTCGACGCCGGCCACGTGGGGATTCAGTCGGCTCCGGACTCGGTCGCCGCGGTCCTCTCCGACCTCGGGCAGTAA
- a CDS encoding DUF7344 domain-containing protein — MPVADELTLSELLELLSHRRRRFVLGTLDETDGDVPMDSLAKRLAAWEESDSPADATPPAVEDVKLSLYHTHLPKLETAGLVTFDSRHVRYDVGEPTPTDLSLDGLLQEERELMLANCC, encoded by the coding sequence ATGCCCGTCGCCGACGAACTTACTCTCTCCGAGCTACTCGAACTGCTCAGCCACCGTCGTCGCCGCTTCGTTCTCGGTACCCTCGACGAGACAGATGGCGACGTGCCGATGGACTCGCTGGCAAAGCGTCTCGCAGCATGGGAGGAGAGTGATTCACCGGCGGACGCAACTCCACCCGCTGTCGAGGACGTGAAACTGTCGCTCTACCACACGCATCTCCCGAAACTCGAAACGGCCGGCCTCGTCACGTTCGACTCGAGACACGTCCGTTACGACGTGGGCGAGCCGACGCCGACCGACCTGTCACTGGACGGGCTCCTCCAGGAAGAACGAGAGCTGATGCTCGCAAACTGCTGCTGA
- a CDS encoding type II secretion system F family protein, translating into MALNPLGLAPLLVVVGILGLVLLSSASEAVERRLTRIARRLFGRYVSDSPERERQLEAAYVGQSYRTYATRTYFYTGLAAIGGAVAGAYAVGGFLLLVPTIIDLMMGLPRTMVNALGIRGFELVLSETQTLVILVASGVVFGAVTALLTYVMRWEMPKNRADVRQRNIDAGMARTIAFMYALSRGGMSFPEVMAVLAKNEEIYGENAREFGVAVREMDLFGQDMISAIKRMNRRTPSERFKTFSENLSSVLQSGQSLSSFLHNQYERHQEEAEERQADLLESLATVAEAYVTIFVAGVLFLITILMVFGLTTTDTLPFLQLLGYLAIPLANIGFMVYLNQKLSALGIGETGTTRALERVTTATLGRPSDASDATGLTDGGTVREGDPNWARLRFHDRIGSLKSALRSPARTLVWNPTHVLYIAVPVALLLFAVRLPSAFQTSSVNVRILDDLLVQSLLLVLGSFAVVRTIYARRVSRIEAATPELLERLASLNEAGMTLVESLRRVRGSDVGVLTPEVERIWADISMGANVDDALVRFGRRIRTTAISRVVTLLTNAMHASGQLGSVLRIAATQARADHRLRNRRRQQMLTYLVVIYIAFFVFLVIIVAVQEVLVPALPSSVPTPENANRLAVNTDQFARLGQVDKAAYTLVFFHIALIQALLTGFIGGQLGEGSLKDGAKHAAVLLGIAYVAFVLLSSPVASMTVENPSVEGGQLTVDSASVSTGGFIVVHAQDANGTVLGTSGYLEPGSHEDVVITLDQQPPDRQPLVLVAHRDTNENQRLDYDFENPGETDGPYPAAGQSEFVSITVELPEERR; encoded by the coding sequence ATGGCGCTGAACCCGCTGGGACTGGCACCGCTTCTGGTCGTCGTGGGGATTCTCGGCCTCGTCTTGCTCTCCTCGGCCAGCGAGGCCGTCGAACGACGGCTGACGCGTATCGCCCGACGGCTCTTCGGTCGGTACGTCAGTGACTCGCCGGAGCGCGAGCGCCAGCTCGAAGCCGCCTACGTCGGCCAGTCCTACCGGACCTACGCCACGCGGACCTACTTTTACACCGGGCTGGCAGCTATCGGGGGCGCCGTCGCCGGCGCCTACGCCGTCGGCGGGTTCCTCCTGCTCGTCCCCACCATCATCGACCTCATGATGGGGCTCCCGCGGACGATGGTCAACGCGCTCGGCATCCGGGGGTTCGAACTCGTCCTTTCGGAGACCCAGACACTGGTCATCCTCGTCGCGAGCGGCGTCGTCTTCGGGGCCGTCACGGCGCTTTTGACCTACGTGATGCGCTGGGAGATGCCGAAAAACAGGGCCGACGTGCGCCAGCGCAACATCGACGCGGGGATGGCCCGGACCATCGCGTTCATGTACGCCCTCTCCCGGGGAGGGATGTCTTTCCCGGAGGTGATGGCGGTCCTGGCGAAAAACGAGGAGATATACGGCGAGAACGCCCGGGAGTTCGGCGTCGCCGTCCGCGAGATGGACCTGTTCGGCCAGGACATGATATCGGCCATCAAACGGATGAACCGGCGGACGCCCAGCGAGCGGTTCAAGACCTTCTCGGAGAACCTCTCGTCGGTCCTCCAGAGCGGCCAGTCGCTCTCGTCGTTCCTGCACAACCAGTACGAGCGCCACCAGGAGGAGGCCGAAGAGCGTCAGGCGGACCTGCTGGAGTCGCTGGCCACCGTCGCCGAGGCGTACGTCACCATCTTCGTCGCCGGCGTCCTCTTCCTCATCACTATCCTGATGGTGTTCGGGCTGACGACGACGGACACCCTTCCGTTCCTCCAGTTGCTTGGCTATCTCGCGATTCCGCTCGCGAACATCGGGTTCATGGTGTACCTCAACCAGAAGCTCTCCGCGCTGGGTATCGGTGAGACCGGCACGACGAGGGCACTGGAACGTGTTACGACTGCTACGCTCGGGCGCCCGTCGGACGCCAGTGACGCGACTGGGCTGACGGACGGCGGCACCGTGCGCGAGGGGGACCCCAACTGGGCACGGTTGCGATTCCACGATCGTATCGGGTCCCTGAAATCGGCCCTGCGCTCGCCCGCTCGCACCCTCGTCTGGAACCCGACCCACGTGCTCTATATCGCGGTCCCCGTCGCACTCTTGCTGTTTGCTGTCCGTCTCCCGTCGGCGTTCCAGACCAGTTCTGTCAACGTCCGGATTCTGGACGACCTGCTGGTGCAGTCGCTACTCCTGGTGCTTGGCTCCTTTGCCGTCGTCCGGACCATCTACGCCCGGCGGGTCAGCCGCATCGAGGCGGCGACCCCAGAGCTTCTGGAACGGCTCGCCAGCCTCAACGAGGCCGGGATGACACTCGTCGAGAGCCTCCGGCGGGTCCGGGGGAGCGACGTGGGCGTTCTCACCCCCGAGGTCGAACGCATCTGGGCCGACATCAGCATGGGCGCAAACGTCGACGACGCGCTCGTCCGATTCGGCCGCCGTATCCGGACTACCGCCATCTCCCGTGTCGTGACGCTGCTGACGAACGCGATGCACGCCTCGGGCCAGCTGGGGTCAGTGTTGCGCATCGCGGCCACGCAGGCACGGGCCGACCACCGCCTGCGCAACCGCCGGCGCCAGCAGATGCTGACGTATCTCGTGGTCATCTACATCGCTTTCTTCGTCTTCCTGGTCATCATCGTCGCCGTCCAGGAGGTGCTCGTGCCGGCGCTCCCGTCGTCGGTGCCCACGCCCGAGAACGCGAACCGTCTGGCCGTCAACACCGACCAGTTCGCCCGCCTCGGCCAGGTGGACAAGGCCGCCTACACGCTCGTGTTCTTCCATATCGCGCTCATCCAGGCCCTCCTGACCGGGTTCATCGGTGGCCAGCTCGGCGAGGGGAGCCTCAAAGACGGGGCCAAACACGCCGCCGTCCTGCTGGGCATCGCCTACGTCGCCTTTGTCCTGCTCTCCTCACCGGTGGCCTCGATGACCGTCGAGAACCCCAGCGTCGAGGGCGGACAGCTCACCGTCGACTCGGCGTCGGTGTCCACTGGCGGGTTCATCGTCGTCCACGCCCAGGACGCCAACGGCACCGTCCTGGGCACCTCGGGGTATCTCGAACCCGGCTCGCACGAGGACGTGGTGATCACGCTCGACCAACAGCCGCCCGACCGGCAGCCGCTGGTGCTGGTCGCCCATCGGGACACCAACGAGAACCAGCGGCTGGACTACGACTTCGAGAACCCGGGTGAGACCGACGGGCCGTATCCCGCGGCCGGGCAGAGCGAATTCGTCTCCATAACCGTGGAATTGCCCGAAGAGAGAAGGTAG
- a CDS encoding DNA topoisomerase IV subunit A: protein MSSETKTQEEVAREKLIDLAEEFYDQFAEGDVPTMSIPTRTKSNIEYDEDMNVWVYGDRKSTRSAKTVSGAEKLLKATYAIDFLAQQLEEDRSSTLRELYYLSESWDLEEAQFNSQDESNDLIEDLEIVSDVTREDFHMRPEESGATIMGPLKLREQTRRGEREIHCQKDVGEGGYQIPNNPDTIEFLENDADFVLCVETGGMRDRLVENGFDEEYNVIVVHLKGQPARATRRITKRLHDELELPVTVFTDGDPWSYRIYGSVAYGSIKSAHLSEHLATPEAQFIGIRPADIVEYDLPTDPLSDSDINALESELEDPRFQTEFWKEQIELQLDIGKKAEQQALASRGLDFVTDTYLPERLTEMGVIQ from the coding sequence ATGAGTTCAGAGACCAAGACACAGGAAGAGGTTGCCCGCGAGAAGCTCATCGACCTCGCCGAGGAGTTCTACGACCAGTTTGCCGAAGGGGACGTGCCGACGATGTCCATCCCGACGCGGACCAAATCGAACATCGAGTACGACGAGGACATGAACGTCTGGGTGTACGGGGACCGCAAGTCGACCCGGTCGGCCAAGACCGTCTCCGGCGCCGAGAAGCTGCTCAAAGCCACGTACGCCATCGATTTCCTCGCCCAGCAACTGGAAGAGGACCGTTCGTCGACCCTGCGTGAACTGTACTACCTCTCGGAGTCGTGGGACCTAGAGGAGGCACAGTTCAACAGCCAGGACGAGTCAAACGACCTCATCGAGGACTTAGAAATCGTCTCCGACGTGACCCGCGAGGACTTCCACATGCGCCCCGAGGAGTCCGGCGCGACCATCATGGGCCCGCTGAAGCTCCGCGAGCAGACCCGCCGCGGTGAGCGGGAGATACACTGCCAGAAGGACGTGGGCGAAGGCGGCTACCAGATTCCGAACAACCCAGACACCATCGAGTTCCTGGAGAACGACGCCGACTTCGTCCTCTGCGTGGAGACCGGTGGGATGCGCGACCGGCTCGTCGAGAACGGCTTCGACGAGGAGTACAACGTCATCGTCGTCCACCTCAAGGGCCAGCCGGCGCGGGCGACCCGCCGCATCACCAAACGGCTCCACGACGAATTGGAACTCCCGGTGACGGTCTTTACTGACGGGGACCCCTGGTCGTACCGTATCTACGGCTCGGTCGCCTACGGCTCTATCAAGTCGGCGCATCTCTCGGAGCACCTGGCGACGCCCGAGGCGCAGTTCATCGGTATCCGACCGGCCGACATCGTGGAGTACGACCTCCCGACGGACCCACTGTCCGATTCGGACATCAACGCGCTGGAATCGGAGCTCGAGGACCCACGCTTCCAGACGGAGTTCTGGAAAGAGCAGATCGAGCTCCAGCTCGACATCGGGAAGAAAGCCGAACAGCAGGCGCTGGCCTCCCGTGGGCTCGACTTCGTGACTGATACGTACCTCCCGGAACGTCTCACTGAGATGGGCGTCATCCAATAG